Below is a window of Desulfuromonadales bacterium DNA.
ACGGGAGCTTTTGGCAGTGCATGGCGAGGCCATTACCCGACTGGCCGGTCATTTCGCCGCCCGGGTCCTGCTGGTCGAGGAACAGCGGCTGCGGCCGGAGCGCATCATCGAGAACGACCTCGCCGATGCCTGGATCCTGCTTCACTCCGCCGGCCGCAATCGCGCCACGGCTACCAAGAAGAACCCGCAGCGCATCAATGTCGATACCAGGGGCGGCTGGGAAGAGCAGGCCTTCAGGGAGATCCTCCGGCAGATTCAGGAGACGACACGGATCCTGGAGGATGTGACCAGTTACTACAGCCGTTATTATCTGCCGGAAAAAGCTGCTGGCGCAACGCTGGGACGAAGCGCCAACTGACCCGCCGCGCATCTGCGCCAGAGCTGTCCGCTGCCGTTTCCCTGGATGGTTGCCTGAAAAGGAAGGATGGATGGATACTTTCGCCTTGGTGCGCCCGGAACATCTGAATCATCACGGTTTTCTGTTCGGCGGGGCGATGCTCAAGTGGGTCGACGAATTCGCCTGGCTGGTCGCCTCGCGGGAGTTTCCCGGCTGCACCTTCGTCACCGTCGGCATGGACGAGATCGTCTTCCGTTATCCGGTGCTGAACGGCTCCATCCTGCGTTTCCACATCCTCTCTCTGCACCAGGGCCGCACGTCGGTTCGCTATGGGGTCGAGGTTTTTGCCGATGCACCGGGGGCCACCGAGGAGAAGATGGTTTTCACCACCCGGGTGACCTTCGTCCGGGTCGATGCCGAAGGTCGCAAGGCGCCGCTGCCGCCGGGAGAGCGGCAGAACGTCACCTGTTGACTTCATGGACCGCCGTCGCCTCCTCCGGTCACTCGGCCTGCTCACGCTGGGGCTTGCCTTTGCCGTCG
It encodes the following:
- a CDS encoding acyl-CoA thioesterase; this encodes MDTFALVRPEHLNHHGFLFGGAMLKWVDEFAWLVASREFPGCTFVTVGMDEIVFRYPVLNGSILRFHILSLHQGRTSVRYGVEVFADAPGATEEKMVFTTRVTFVRVDAEGRKAPLPPGERQNVTC